The window AGAATTTTGGCTAAAATAAGTGGGTTTGTAAGAAACTCCAGCAATTCTATTGACTGGGTGAAAAAGGACCCGAGTGATAAAGTTTGGTATGCCCAGAATGTAGGTGATATCAAAACCAAAGGAATCGAAGCAGAGTGGAGCCACAGACCTGTAGATTGGTTAAAATATACGGTTGGATATACTTATATTGACAGCCACTATGAAGAAAAAAACGGGTTGGTTTCCAGATATATACTGGATAACCTGAAGCATCAGCTGATTTCCAGATTAGAACTGAGATTCCTGAAAAACTTCACCAATGAGCTTGTTTACAGGTATAATGAAAGGGTGAATTTAGGAAGTTATAATCTGCTTGATGAAAAACTGAGCTTTGCTAAAAAAGACTACTCTGTGTATGTACTGATTAACAATATTACGAATACAAAATATACGGAAGCATTTGGAGTTGCAATGCCGCAAAGGTGGTTCCACATTGGTTTTTCTTATACAATCAATATTAAATAATTGTTAATTTGAACATGAATAAAAGTTAATATTAACAAATTGTTAAAAAATTTACATTTGCAAAAATTTTTTATGAAACGTCTTATAGGCTTAGGTTTACTACTTGGAATTTCTTTTTTTAAAGCACAGGAACATATTTCCAGCTTCAATGCAGTGACTCTGACCTATAAGTTTCATCCTAAATTTTTCCTTTATGCGGAAGGACAGCTTCGTGGTAATGAAGATTATACCTACCCGGATTATTATGAAATAAAAGGGGGATTGGGGTATAATCTTACCAAAAACCATAAGCCTTTCGTTGGATTGGGGAGATATGTGAATTATAAAGAGCACAGCTTAAGCAGAGAGGAATTCAGGGTATGGCTTCAGGATGTTATCGATGTCAAGAAAGGCATTGTAAAGTTTGAAAACCGTTTCCGTGCTGAAAAGAGCTGGTTTTATGAGCCTAAAACAGATCAGACATCCCAGAGAATGCGTTACAGATACCGTCTTAATGTAAGTGTCCCTTTAAATGCCAAAACGATCAAGAAAGGAACGGTGTTCGCGAATGCCTATGACGAAGTTTTCTTTGTCTCTCCGATGAAGCCTACTTTCGCCAGAAACAGAGTCTATGGCGGTTTCGGCTATCAGATTGATGATTATTTCGGAATTGTGAGCGGATATCTTTGGCAGCGTGAGTTTGAGGCAAAAGGAAACAAAAATTTACATTTTATATACCTTGCATTAAACATTAATATTGACGGTACAGATCATCACACGAAGACTTACGATTTCCCGGGTGCTGATTAATTCTTAGCTAAATCCGCCTGAAAATTCAACAGATCCAGTTTAGAACCAAGATAATGATCATTCAGTAGTGCCTGATATTTTTCAATAACTACTGATATGGCATTCACTTCATGTTCAAGGTATTTGTCTTTGTTGAAATAGATATACTCAGCGTTTATAAATTCCTGTAAGAGGGTTTTATCTTCAGTCTTCAAACCATTTTTATACGCCGAATTTTCGATCAGTTCTTTAGTTTTTAGTTTAAAGGGCTCTTCTGCTTTTAATAATTTGGCTCTGTGCTGACGGATTTCCTCAATGGGTAAAGTGACCGCCATAAACTGCAGGTGTACTGTAAAATCATTCAGGCTTTTCTGGAATACATCGAACTCTCTGTCTAATACGGCAAAATTCCTGTATTTGTTAACGAGTTCTTTTTTATCATCTTCACCGGAAACACGGTAATAGTGCCGGAAAATAGCTTTGTCATTTTCCAGAAGTTCTTCTTTTACCCTTCTCAGCTCACTTTCCAGTTTGGGAATAAGGCCTGAGGCATCTTTTGCTTTATATAAAGTGCCGTCAAATCTGAAGGTTTTTATTTCTTTCGGATAGGAGGCCAGATATTGCAGTGTCTGAATGTCACTTTCTATGCCAGATTTTTCGTAGACTAAGGATACTTTTTTGTCGCTGAAAAAATCTCCGTCATGATGAGAAGTATCATCAGAAACTGCAGAATCCATATTTTCTATAACCGGATTGTGTCTTTCGTAATATCCGTTGAAATGGGCACTGAAGGTTTTATAGATATTATTATCCTGATACAGTTGGATGAAAGTTTCATCTTCAATCACTTCCCCTACATTTTTCACTGCGCGTAAAGTCAGATATTTTGAGGTCATCATTTCGCAGACCTTATCAAATCCGCTGATGATTTCTTTGGCGTATCTGTGATCTTTGGCCATATTTCTGGTTTCGTTGGTCTTAATCCTTTCAATTCTTTTTAAAATGTCGGGATGTGAAGTCCACTGATCTTCAATTTCTATTCTGGATTTATTATAGCGGGTAAGGTCTTCAGCATCTATTTTGGGAAGCCCGTTTACGTAAGGATGGTTATTTCTTTCGGATATAATTTTCATTAATGAGAACTGGTTCCTGTACAGGTTTTTAGGAAGGTATTTTTGATTGCTTTCTGCGTAAAAATTAAAAGAATAATTAAATGCGACATCGCTTAGCTCAAGCCTTAATAAAGATGAAGTCTGTTCTTCAGGGTTAGTAATATAGGTTGAAATAGCATCAGCATGGTATTCCATCTCTCTTTGCAGGGAAGCGTGATTTTTGAAAAGAAAATCAGACATGCTTTTAAGGACAGCCTGAAATGCGTTAATGAAGCTGACTGAAATCAATCCAAAAATTTTAAAAACAGCATTTCCTCCTGAAAACTCCATGATGAAATTTTCGTAATCTTTATTGTTGTAAACGGTTTCAAAAATTATTTTTTCTGCCTGGTTCACGTATCCGCCTACTTTCATGCTTTTTTGGGAGAAATGGCCAAACTCGTGAGCGAGAATAGTTCTTAATTCTCCCACACTGGTAGAGTTGATGAGTCCGACACCAATGGTTAGATTTTTCTTTACCGGCAAAAACATACTCCAGAAAATAGAGTTATAGCTTACACTGGCATTTACATCGGGTGAAAGAAAGACTTTTTGCGGAGCTTTCACTTTTGTTTCAGCTACAATTTCATCAATGATCGCAAAGAGATCAGGCTGCTGGGATCTGTTAATTTCCAGCAAATGGCGGGTATTGTAATGGTTTTTCCTGAAAATGAATTTAACAAGAAATATGAACACAAAAATACCGATACTCAAAAGTCCTGCGGCTCCTAACACTGTGAAATAATTGACAGAAATACTCAGCATTTTAATGGCTCCATATCCTAATAAGAATACCATGAGCAGAGATGCAAGGGTAAGTATCAGGTAGATCAGGAAAAAAACTGAAACGGATACAATAGCAGAAACCAGCTTAGATTGGTAAGCCGATGAAATTTTGGGTAGGTTATTAGTCATGTGTTTTTTTATTAATATTTCTCTATCAGATAACGATAGGCTTTCAGGTATTTGTTGAACCTTTTGATATCCTTAGGAGTAAGTTCTCTGTTTACTCTTCTGAGGTCCATATTGTCCCGGAGGTCATTCAGTTTTACAGCAACGGAAAGGAGGGATCTTTCTGTTCTTTTTATGAATTCATCATAATCTTCTTCCGGATCAAATTTCGTAAGACAGCTGATGGCGAAAATAATGTATTCAGGAAACCCTTCAGCCCTTAAATAATCCAGGCCGAACTCCTGTGGATGATCTTCCACTACATCATGCAGTACCCCTACAATTTTTTCATCCAGCGTTTTACCATAATTCATCACACGCATAACGTGGCCAATGTATGGAGCATGGTATTTATCGGTTTGTCCTTTATGAGCCTTATCGGCGATTTTGATTGCTTTATTCAGTAATTCTTCTTTTGTCATTGCTCATGAAAAATAGAATACAAAAATAGAAAATGCCTTAAAAACAAAGGCATTTTTATGAAGATTATTTTATATGATTTTACGAGTTGCTTTCATCCTCTACAGAAGCGTGCGGAGCATTGTTTTTTACAGATTCTATACCATTTTCCATGCCGTTGCCAGATTCATACATCTGGCTGGTCCCTATAATCTGCCCGTTTCCTGCTTTAAGATTAAAATAAGATCTGCCGTCACTGGCTGTATTTCTTTCGAATTTCGAATCGTCCTGAGCGTTGGTTTTTACAGATCCGATTCCGTTTTCGCAGGAGGGCTTGGTACTGTAACCCTGACTGGTTAAGATCACCTGTCCGTTTCCTGCTTTGAGATTAAACTGAAAGTCTCCGTTTGTTCTTTTAGAGATGATAAATTTTCCCATGGTAATAGTTTTTTGTGATTATTTGGTTGGTATTAGTTTTTTGCGGGCCGGAAGATTGTCCGGAGAAATGGAGTTCAAAATTTTATATTGTGAATGGTCTTTTGAAGCTTCTTGCAGGGCAAGATAGGTGATTGTATCATCAGGCTTTTTCACCAGCATTTTATACATTCCTTTCTGCTGATCCTGCTTCATTTCAAAAGATCCTGGGAATTTTTCCGTCTGTAATTTTACAGTATCTGTTTTAATGAGTGGTCTGAAAAGATCTTTTTTTTGAGCTGCCAACGAAGCAGATAGAAGGAGTAGGGGAAATAATATGATTTTCATGTGTTATTTAATTTTAAATAAAAATAATGTTTTTTTTTGAATAAAGCTACTGGATACCAGTAAATTCTATGTCTGCCATGATACCGGTACAGATAAAAAAAGCGCCTCAAAAATTGAGACGCTGAATCAAATTTATGTTATTAAAACTAATAAGCACCTTTCTCGATATAGTGTGCTGCTACTTTTTCAGTAAGCGCTACTACGTTCGGATGGTTGGCATATTTAGTGAATCTTCTTAATCCTGAAAGCATCATTCTCTGCTCATCTCCTTCAGCAAAAGAAACGATTCCTTCTTTGGCTGCAGTAATGATTTTCTCAACAGCTTTGTAAAGGTTCAATTGAGCCATCGCTGCTTCTACAGATTCAGGAGAGAAATGTTTCTCTGCTCTTAAAACTGCAGATTCTGCCATATAGATCTGATTAAGGATTTCAGATGCGTTCAGTAATAAATGCTGCTGTTTCTCTATATCCATCATGTATTTCTGAAGGGCTGCACCGGAAACCATTAAGAATACTTTCTTAAGGTTAGCAATAATTGCTTTTTCCTCGCTCATGAATTCTGAATAATCAGGAACTTCAAATGAAGGGATACCCATCAATTCTTTGCTGATGGCCATTGCAGGAGATAAAAGGTCCAGTTCACCTTTCATTGCTCTCTTGATCAGCATTCCCACGGCTAATAATCTGTTGATTTCGTTAGTACCTTCATAGATTCTTGAAATTCTTGAATCTCTCCATGCTGCTTCCATAGGAGTGTCTTCAGAGAATCCCATTCCTCCGTACACTTGAATTCCTTCGTCTGCGGTGTGCTGAGCCAGGTCTGAAACAAACACTTTAAGAATGGAGCATTCTACAGCGAATTCTTCAACCCCTTTTAATTCTGCTTCCTGATGGCTTAATCCGCCTGCTACTAACTCATCAATTTTATCCTGAACGTTTTTAGCCGCTCTGTAAGAACCTGCTTCACTTACGAAAACTCCGGTTGCCATTTCAGCAATTTTCTTTCTGATCGCTCCGAAAGTAGCAATAGAAACCCCAAACTGCTTTCTTTCATTAGAGTACTGAATAGAGTGGTTTAAAATTCTTCTCTGTGCATCAAGACAAGCTGCAGCCAGTTTGATACGGCCTACGTTCAATGCATTTAAAGCGATCTTGAAA of the Chryseobacterium aureum genome contains:
- a CDS encoding DUF2490 domain-containing protein, with the protein product MKRLIGLGLLLGISFFKAQEHISSFNAVTLTYKFHPKFFLYAEGQLRGNEDYTYPDYYEIKGGLGYNLTKNHKPFVGLGRYVNYKEHSLSREEFRVWLQDVIDVKKGIVKFENRFRAEKSWFYEPKTDQTSQRMRYRYRLNVSVPLNAKTIKKGTVFANAYDEVFFVSPMKPTFARNRVYGGFGYQIDDYFGIVSGYLWQREFEAKGNKNLHFIYLALNINIDGTDHHTKTYDFPGAD
- a CDS encoding M48 family metallopeptidase, producing the protein MTNNLPKISSAYQSKLVSAIVSVSVFFLIYLILTLASLLMVFLLGYGAIKMLSISVNYFTVLGAAGLLSIGIFVFIFLVKFIFRKNHYNTRHLLEINRSQQPDLFAIIDEIVAETKVKAPQKVFLSPDVNASVSYNSIFWSMFLPVKKNLTIGVGLINSTSVGELRTILAHEFGHFSQKSMKVGGYVNQAEKIIFETVYNNKDYENFIMEFSGGNAVFKIFGLISVSFINAFQAVLKSMSDFLFKNHASLQREMEYHADAISTYITNPEEQTSSLLRLELSDVAFNYSFNFYAESNQKYLPKNLYRNQFSLMKIISERNNHPYVNGLPKIDAEDLTRYNKSRIEIEDQWTSHPDILKRIERIKTNETRNMAKDHRYAKEIISGFDKVCEMMTSKYLTLRAVKNVGEVIEDETFIQLYQDNNIYKTFSAHFNGYYERHNPVIENMDSAVSDDTSHHDGDFFSDKKVSLVYEKSGIESDIQTLQYLASYPKEIKTFRFDGTLYKAKDASGLIPKLESELRRVKEELLENDKAIFRHYYRVSGEDDKKELVNKYRNFAVLDREFDVFQKSLNDFTVHLQFMAVTLPIEEIRQHRAKLLKAEEPFKLKTKELIENSAYKNGLKTEDKTLLQEFINAEYIYFNKDKYLEHEVNAISVVIEKYQALLNDHYLGSKLDLLNFQADLAKN
- a CDS encoding phosphohydrolase — encoded protein: MTKEELLNKAIKIADKAHKGQTDKYHAPYIGHVMRVMNYGKTLDEKIVGVLHDVVEDHPQEFGLDYLRAEGFPEYIIFAISCLTKFDPEEDYDEFIKRTERSLLSVAVKLNDLRDNMDLRRVNRELTPKDIKRFNKYLKAYRYLIEKY
- a CDS encoding YegP family protein encodes the protein MGKFIISKRTNGDFQFNLKAGNGQVILTSQGYSTKPSCENGIGSVKTNAQDDSKFERNTASDGRSYFNLKAGNGQIIGTSQMYESGNGMENGIESVKNNAPHASVEDESNS
- a CDS encoding acyl-CoA dehydrogenase family protein produces the protein MATLKGGEFLIKQIPANEIFSIEELNEEQKMLRDSAKEFIDREVVPQRERFEKKDYAFTEETMRKLGEMGMLGIAVPEEYGGLGMGFVTTMLACDYISGTTGSLATAYGAHTGIGTLPIVLYGTEEQKKKYLPDLAAGTKFGAYCLTEPDAGSDANSGKTKAKLSEDGKHYIINGQKMWISNAGFADTFTLFAKIDDDKNITGFVINRSELENPESLTFGEEEHKLGIRASSTRQVFFNDMKIPVENLLGERNNGFKIALNALNVGRIKLAAACLDAQRRILNHSIQYSNERKQFGVSIATFGAIRKKIAEMATGVFVSEAGSYRAAKNVQDKIDELVAGGLSHQEAELKGVEEFAVECSILKVFVSDLAQHTADEGIQVYGGMGFSEDTPMEAAWRDSRISRIYEGTNEINRLLAVGMLIKRAMKGELDLLSPAMAISKELMGIPSFEVPDYSEFMSEEKAIIANLKKVFLMVSGAALQKYMMDIEKQQHLLLNASEILNQIYMAESAVLRAEKHFSPESVEAAMAQLNLYKAVEKIITAAKEGIVSFAEGDEQRMMLSGLRRFTKYANHPNVVALTEKVAAHYIEKGAY